AGATTGCACAGATCCAGGGATCTGTGCAATCTCTGCAGAGCACCCACACCCACCGAGGATACACAGGGACTACCCTCactctccctgctctctctctctctctgtcgctcatGCTGTCTCTCTCAACTCTGCACTCAGCATTATCAGAACTGCTGGGGTTGTAGGCAGGCTGAGCATCGCCTCTCACCAAGCCAGTTGCCACTGGAAGAGAAACTTCAAGAAGCTCACCCACACGGCTTCCCTTTCTTCCCTGCCTGAGGATGTTGTCTCTTGAAATGAGATGGCTGAGGCTGATCTGCTTGTCcctcctgtgtctgtgtctctgcctgCCAAAGGACTCAAGCGCCAGGAGAGCCCCAAAGATACCCCGCTGTCCTGCGACCTGCTCCTGTACCAAAGACAGTGCCTTCTGTGTGGACACCAAGGCTATCCCCAAGAGCTTCCCTCCTGGAATCATCTCTCTGTGAGTCAAAAATCTATGGTCCTGCTTTTCACTCACCAAAAACCATCTTTTCCTAACCTGCATGAAGTCTCAGCCGTACGCAGGCTGGTACAGATGGCTACATCACTGATGTCACCCTCCATTATGTAATGATGCATAAATCCCTCCCCATCTTACCTAAAAGTGAATAAAGGTGTGTTTTCTGTTACTGTTCCCTGGTGGCAGTGGCTTAAAGCCCTATATCAGCATTACGtaagactgaaaagaaaaatgtcccTCTGCTCTATGCTGAACTTAGTTGAAGGAACACAGCAGTAAAATTCTGCTGCACTCCAGGGAAACATACTAACAATAGATTCCCTATCTGGCTGTAGGAGACCTGCGTCTCCCCTGTGAGATTCCATCTTGAGTAGAGCACAGAGATGTATTTATCAAAGAATATAATGAAATGGAAAGCTTAACATGGGGGGGTTATACCAAGCTGCTCTCTTTCATCTCATATTGATTGACCTCCTCGTTGCCTGTGGATTTAATATCTAGTTTAAACAGTGAAAGGAATTGAAGAGCACAGAGAACAGGGTGGTGGAGGTGGCCCCATTTCACAATAGAGAAGGAGTAAAGAACTGAAAAAGGAAGTTAGGTGTCCCAGTTTTGAAAAAATTTCACCTTCCTTGATAATTTCAACTGCAAGGACAGACGTGTGCTGAGACAGGAACGACTTTAGGGGGagtaaaaatgatttgattcatgaCGGAAATGTGATGTTATGACATCATACCATTGAGCTTCAGCACAGTCTGTGTAATCTTTACCCTCACACCTTGGAGATACTTCTGCTGAGAAccgctgttgtttttgtctgagcaGGACGATGGTGAATGTAGCCTTCACTACAATCCCAGAGGGAGCTTTCTCGcaccttcacctgctgcagttcCTGTGAGTGCTCCGAACCACCAAACATGACCGTAACGTTTGCATTAGTCCCTCTCTGGCGCTCCCTTTCTTTCTCAAAGCTCAAGTTGTCCTAATTTGataacacagacacaacactTGATATCACAGGCTTGTTCTCGTGCAGCTGATATTGTGGCGTACTCAgacatcttttgtttttgtagtgaCAATGAAAGGACTTGAGCCACTAGAAATGAATGGTTTTTGAAAACAGTGGTGACATAGCAGTAATAATTGTAAAGTGGCTCTGTATCAGTGTCATTGCCAATGACTGAGTCCCTTCAGTTGTGCTCTGCAATACAAAGAGCTGTTTATCTCCTCAGATGCAATCATGAATGTGTTCATGCATATCTATGTGTGTTTGCGTATATTTGACACGTATTGTTCAGTGTTTACAATTATCCCTATCTCCCATGATTGGTTGATAATAATAAGGCTacacttatttttattattgttttttattcacttctttatcaaatatataatttgGCCCCAAAACAATTGGAAATTATTTTTTAGTAATTATtcatacatattacatatataaCATGATCAGTCACTTCTGCCTTCTGTCTTCAGGCTCCTGAACTCCAACACATTCACCACGATTGCTGATGATGCGTTTGCTGGTCTGTCTCATCTGCAGTACCTGTGAGTGTCTCCCTTTCTGACACAAAGTTGAAAATAATTGATGATTTTAACTAAATTCAGTCTTCAGGATGGTAAATTTCCATGTAGTGGTGCATTTGATCCTTTTCaattattagaaaaaaatttaCCACTTTGTACAAACTGATAAACTGCTTGGTAGTCAATGAATGTTTTTGAGCAAGTctgtacaaatgtttttttcattaaaaataaaaagtaacatTCATTAATGATAAAAACTTGTTCATTAGGTCATTAAACTAATGGATTTCTGCTGCTCCAGCGTAGATTGGTCTGGTATGATCTCTAGGCTTTCTATAATTTGACATACTTAAATTACcaaggaaaacacacaagttaAATTTGTCTCGAAGTAGTTCTGTTTGAGTGATTATGACTTTATTACAGTATAATATAGTATGTGGCATGCTAGTGCCGTGTAGTGCAGTCCAGTATAGATTTGTGTAGTGCTGCACTATAGTATAATGAAGTAAAAGGTAGTTTAGTTAAGTCTATTAAGTCTATGTTTCCCATAAAGCTGCACTGTAACGTATCAGCAAGCTCATGGCATCTGTAGTGTGCTCAAGCTGCATATACCGCTCTTTGAATTGATGGGCTTCAGCAAGTAGTTAGCTGATGGCTTGGGGTGTGCAATGAATGATTCTGACTGCAGCCCAACCATCAACTCTCTGCATCGCCACCACCACAGGCAGTATCAACAGTGAATGCTAATAAAGTCGTATTTTCATACCCAGCCACCTCCGAGAAGTCAGCACGCGCTCTATGTCCTCAACTATCAATAGACAATGAGAAGACGGGGCAGGATCAAATGGTGCTGGCACGTAGACTTTTGTAATACTGTGCTGCATCTCATTTTAACCACATTAATTAAATGCAAGACATTAGTTTCTACTGTTTATTTGTTACTTTTGTGACAGTTTCATTTGTCTCCGACAATTCAGCCAGAACCCAGAAGACCAGCAGGATTTCTGCTAAAGCCACAAGGGGTCTGTAATTACTGGAGTTATAACTTCTTGCAGTTGCACTCCTCTTGTACCATccacaaacaacacaacctcCCCTCCTAAGAAGAAAGACCTTATATAACCCTGGTTGAATTTCAGAGTTTGTCATTACTTTGTGGCATACCGGCACATTCTTCTCTCTCAGGTTCATTGAGAACAATGACATCCAGGCTCTCTCAAGGTATACTTTCAGAGGACTCAAATCTCTGACGCATCTGTGAGTATTTTCTGAATCTATGGAGATGGAATGAGTTTCTTCAACAATTACACACTAAGGCCAGACACAATGCTAATTATTCCTGCTCCTTTCAGATCCCTGTCAAACAACAACCTCCAACAGCTGCCCAGAGATCTCTTCAAACATTTAGACATCCTCACAGATTTGTAAGTGTACCCACACAGAAATCAAAACAGTGGCTTGACATCCGGAGAGCTTTGACCCAGCTATCTGTTGCTATGTAACAATAGCCTGCTTGGCTTCCCCAAGGGTTCAGTGGTCAACCACACTCGTCTGAAAAAAACGCCCGGCCCGAGTGTGTGGCTTTTTAATTCTGATTATGCTGATGCCCTTATTCTGTCTGGTTTGACAGATTTATGTTTGAGCACTACAGATGCAAACAGACATGAcctctctgttgtgtgtctgctgctcagAGACCTGCGAGGGAACTCTTTCCGCTGTGACTGTAAAATCAAGTGGCTGGTGGACTGGATGGAGAAAACCAACACGTCTGTTCCTGCCATCTACTGTGCCAGCCCCTTTGAGTTCCAGGGCCGCAGAATCCACGACCTCGTACCAAGAGACTTCAGCTGCATCAgcgcaggttttttttttttctctgtctctccttaaTGTCACAAAAATGGTTAAGTTGTGTTGATGCTTCGTGGTTTTCATTTCCGTCACTCTGGTGTTTCTGGTTGTAGATTTTGCTGTTTATGAAACCTTCCCCTTCCACTCTGTGTCAGTGGAGTCCTATGAGTTCAGTGGAGATCAGTTTGTGGCCTTTGCTCAGCCTGATTCAGGGTTCTGCACGGTGTATGCGTGGGATCACGTGGAGATGGTCTTCAGAAGGTTTCACAATATTACCTGTAAGTTGCAGACAACATAGGCATAAAATGTCGACAATTCCATGTTAACAAATTAATTccaacattttgtttgtttgcttgtttttgtctttcatgcAGCTCGCTCAGCTGTATACTGCAAACCGGTGGTGATAAACAACACACTTTACATGGTCGTAGCTCAACTCTTTGGTGGATCTCATATCTACAAGTGAGACTAAATCCTACAGCTAGTGTTTCCGTAGCAATGTAGTCTAAAGGCATGTGATGTGCTGCATATACAGTAAACATTCAGCTGAAGATAGCAAGTGATTAGCCTACcatagcacaaagactggatttgaatgaatgaatgttggcCTAGCTTAGCGCAAACCCTGGAAATAAGGGAAAACAGTTTGCCTGGCTCTCTCCAAAGATAACAAAATACACCTAGCTATGCCTCTGGAAAACACATAAGTAAAATGTTACATCATTGTTTAATGCGGACAAAACTGGGGTGATATGTGCTAGACTATTTCTAAAAAATGGTTGTTAGTTTTAGCTTCATATTTTCAGTACACGTGTGAGAGCTATAAATCTTCTTGTCTGATACTCAGTAAGCAAGCTAATAGGTATACTTCCTAAAGTGCCAAAATTTTAAGAGGAATGTAAAAATCTTCATGTTATCACAGATGGGAAGAGGACCCACAGCGCTTTGTGAAGATCCAAGACATAGACACCACTCGTGTGAGGAAACCCAACTTTGTGGAGACCTTCCAACTGGATGGAGAGTGGTACTTTATAGTAGCAGACAGTTCCAAGGCCGGTTCCACCAGCATTTATCGCTGGAACAGCAATGGTTTTTACTCCCACCAGTCCCTCCATCCCTGGCATCGGGACACTCATGTGGAGTTCCTTGATGTTGGGGGAAAGCCTCACCTAATCCTCTCCAGTGCATCCCAACCTCCAGTGGTTTACCAGTGGAGCCGAAGCCAGAAGCAGTTTGCGTTCTTCTCCCAAATCACAGAGTTGGCCGATGTGCAGATGGTCAAGCACTTTTGGGTGAGGAAAGTTCTTTACCTTTGCCTCACACGCTTCATTGGTGACTCCAAGATCCTCCGCTGGGAAGGCCAACGCTTTATAGAGATTCAGACTCTCCCATCTCGGGGGTCAATGGTAGTGTATCCTTTCATAGTGGGCTTACGCCAGTACCTCATTCTTGGAAGTGATTTCTCCTTCTCCAGAGTGTACCTATGGGATGACCTCACTCAGCGTTTTCAGCCCTTCCAGGAGCTCAACATGAGAGCCCCACGGGCGTTCAGCTTGGTATCCGTTGATAACAAGGACATATTGCTGGCTGCCAGCTTCAAAGGAAACACTCTGGCCTACCAGCACCTGGTGGTAGATCTCAGTGCCAAGTAGACAGGTGACAGCCAGGGAGAAAGGTGGTGTCTCTGAGTTTAGAACAACATGTGCCAAATAAATGAAAGACTGAAAAATGTTTAAGCCATGTAACTAAAGATCTGCTGTTTTGCCCGATGTTTTAAGTGAGGCAACTAATTGAATTATTAACACTTTTTATGCACACTGAACTTATGACTTACTAAATTATGTGATCATTTTCAACATCAGTAACCTGCcaacaaaaatgtcacatcagTGCTTCTATTCTGCAAGCCCCATGTaaggccattttttttaaattatgttgtgTATTGTAGTTTActaatgtgaaaataatgtgcatgtgcatctTCTGTATTATCCACTGGAAATTATAACTAACTGTAAAAATATGGAGTTTTTCTAAGCTACCAAGGGTAGTTTACCTGTGTAGCATTGTGCATGACACTGTAGGCTACCAGTGATACAAATATGTAACACAAGCAATACTTGCCATTGTAGTATCTTAAATCCTTGGTTATGGTTATGGTAATGGTCTTTCTATATGAGATATTCTTGAATGAGTTTtggatttatgtttttactgcAATAATAACGTGGGGCCAGAGTCAGCTTGTGGCACgagcaaacaaaacacaaggctCTAAATTTAACTGAAAATGTACGCCTACCATAGTACCGCTGTGTTCATGTTCTTTGGAATTTAAGTTGTCAGATACATattatgtgattttatttatttatttatttagtgccCTAGtttttttcagaaatatgaTTTTTAACCAGTGTGGGAggcattttaaagttttattttcctttcatgtACGATCACAGACTGTATTTAATTGTTGCTTTATAAATTTGCACGTGGATGTCTGGATGGAAAGGGTGTGtaattaaattctatttatGGCCTAAAAGAAATACTGTGTcctatatagatatatatacacGACTCACAATAAGTTAGGGATATTGTTATTTACATGAGTGCTTTTCctatttggtctgaattttaatgaaataaataaaagttccctttgatattactaataatgaatgagaagaaacaccattttaattagtttaatatttattaccCCAAAAATGTAGACAATAAGAAGGATAGccccaaataacaaaaactgaCAATGTGAGTAGCGGGTGTTTCCACCATTTGCCTCAATGACAGCTTGACAGCGACGTCTCATGCTCCTCACTAGCCTCATGATGTTGTTCTGAGGCAATGCGTTCCACTCTTCCATAAGTGCTACATGCAGTTCTGCCAGGTCATGTGGGGGTGGGGTATGATCATCCAGTCTCTGCTTCAGCTGGTCCCAGACGTGCTCTATGGGGTTCAGGTCAGGGGACATTGCTGGCCATACCATATGAGGCACTCCGACTTCCTGAAGTCGAGCTGTGACAATTCTGGCACGATGTGGTGGAGCATTATCATCCATGAACAGAGTGTTGGGGGTGTGCTGGCGGAATTGGGGGATGATGATGGGTTCAATGATGTCTCTGAGGTAAGAACGTTCACCAGCTGACTGGTGATGCTTGCCCAGACTGTTGCA
The nucleotide sequence above comes from Echeneis naucrates chromosome 9, fEcheNa1.1, whole genome shotgun sequence. Encoded proteins:
- the lgi3 gene encoding leucine-rich repeat LGI family member 3, yielding MLSLEMRWLRLICLSLLCLCLCLPKDSSARRAPKIPRCPATCSCTKDSAFCVDTKAIPKSFPPGIISLTMVNVAFTTIPEGAFSHLHLLQFLLLNSNTFTTIADDAFAGLSHLQYLFIENNDIQALSRYTFRGLKSLTHLSLSNNNLQQLPRDLFKHLDILTDLDLRGNSFRCDCKIKWLVDWMEKTNTSVPAIYCASPFEFQGRRIHDLVPRDFSCISADFAVYETFPFHSVSVESYEFSGDQFVAFAQPDSGFCTVYAWDHVEMVFRRFHNITSRSAVYCKPVVINNTLYMVVAQLFGGSHIYKWEEDPQRFVKIQDIDTTRVRKPNFVETFQLDGEWYFIVADSSKAGSTSIYRWNSNGFYSHQSLHPWHRDTHVEFLDVGGKPHLILSSASQPPVVYQWSRSQKQFAFFSQITELADVQMVKHFWVRKVLYLCLTRFIGDSKILRWEGQRFIEIQTLPSRGSMVVYPFIVGLRQYLILGSDFSFSRVYLWDDLTQRFQPFQELNMRAPRAFSLVSVDNKDILLAASFKGNTLAYQHLVVDLSAK